DNA sequence from the Parasphaerochaeta coccoides DSM 17374 genome:
GAAGGGAAGCATCACATCCACCTTGCGGATGCGCCACTGGTTTCCATCTTCTTTATTCCTTAACGTGGACAGAAGCCAGACTCCTCCAAATTCCGGATCGGTCCCATACCTCTCGACCATCCAGTACCCACGGGATGAAGCTCCATCGTAAGGATGCAGAACATCTCCGACACGAGAAGTCATGCCGACATTGGGGAAACTGAAATATCCTCCGGCACGATGATAAAGAAGTTGTTCATCGCGCCAGAAATCATGGTTGTCATCATTGTAGACCGACATGCCATGACCATGATACCACGGGACTCCATGAGCATTGAGACGACCACCAAGACGGTTCGGGGCGCTGAACTCCAAAATCATCCCGCCTTGATCCTCAATGACGGCATGGACGGCATCATTGCTCAGGACGCTGGCGGTGCGACCGGCCCACAAAGAAAGACGGCGGATATCCATTGCCTACCCCTTGATTACAGGATTGCCAAGGACATCCGCGCCAATGGAGGCATAGGAGGCTTCAGTCAAGGACATAGACCACGTAAACGGTAGCGGAAATCTCTATTTCTCCCGTAGGAAGCTCGACAGGGGCGTATGCGTCAGCACTTGCCATCATGGGCATTGCGGTCTTAAGCTCCAGTGATTCGTTCCGAAGGAAATTCGTAGAACTGTTGGTTTCACTGATCCGCAGGGCGCGTCCTACGCTCCGTCCGGCCCCCGCTGCGTAATCAGAGGCTTTGGACAGGGCATCACCCATCGCCTTGGCGCGAGCATCGGAAAGCGCGGCTTCTTCATCATCGCGTCCGAACCGGACGGATGAAATCTCAATGGCATCAATCCGTCCCAGGGCAGCAAGCAATCCGCCCAAGCCATCACTGTCTTCCGCCAAGCGGTAGGTCACTGAAATCCTCTGGGAAGCACGCTGGCCAACGGTAACGCGGATATTGTCCCGCCATTCATATTCAGGCCCCATATCCAGAGCCGTCGTCACTATGTCCTTCTCCAACACCCCGGCATTCTTCACCAGCGTGAGAATCTGACCCATCTTCTCAATGACCACGTCCTGAGCCTCTGCGGAAGTCGGCGCACGGTGGGTGACTCCCACAGTGAAACTAGCTACATCAGGAGCAACCTTGACCACCGCCGTCCCCGATACCTCGATGGTCGATGTAGCGGAAGCGTTGACGTTTCCCTGCAAGGATGAACAACCGGCAAGAACGACAATGGCAAGTACAGCAAACGCCACCACGCTTATTTTCCGCATAGTGATTTTCCGAATAGTACGGATATCTTTCATTTTTCTTTTCTCCTTATCTTCATAAACCATTGAAATCTTCTGAAGTTACTCAGCTCAAGAGTCCGGGACGATGAAATGTCGCGCGTAGAAAGAACCCCAGCGCCATCATCATGATTCCGTTTCCGTAAAGACTGTTGCCCATGTCACGCACGACATCAGAAACCGGTACGGAAATGATATCAATCTGCTCATTCATGTCAAGTTGTTGGGGAACCACTTTCCCCTCGAACCCTTCCATGAGAAAGAAATTTGAATAATTGTTCATGAAAGCCGCATTGGGGTTCACCCTCCCCAACAGACTGACCGTCATGACATCTATGCCGGTTTCTTCCCGAAGTTCACGACGCGCGGCAGCTTCAGGAGATTCATTCTTCTCCACTACTCCCGCCGGGAACTCCCTGGTCACCGTCCCGCTGCCATGGCGGAACTGTTCCACCATGACAAAATGCGGAACTCCTTTCTCATCTCGGTACCAAGGCAACATGGTCACCCACTCCGGCGCGGCTACTTCAATGAAAGAAGAACAGCGTCCATCCGAAGAATGTCGTTTCACATGGTATACATCAAAAATAGGACCTTTCCACGCCAGTTCCCGTCCTTCGGTTTCCCAGACAAGGTGCGCCGTCATGTCTTTGCCGACACCATCTTCATGCGTATCCTCCATTGCGGTTTTCCTCCTGTGTACGTTTGTCCGCCTCATCAGCTTCCGCCTTTACTTTCTTAGCCTCCGCTTCAATCATCTCCAGGTAATCATCCTCCAGAGCATCAATGTAGGAAGCTATCTCACGAAGCGCCACGGCACTGGGGCCAGCGGCAGGTTCTGATACCCATGATGTTCCCGCGTCTTCCGCCTCCCTGAGTTCAACTTCAATAGGAACCCGTCCCAGGAAAGGAACGGACATATCCTGTGCCATCAGTTTTCCGCCGCCTATGCCGAAAATCGGTATCTCATGGCTGCAATGAGGACAGCGCAGACCACTCATGTTCTCAACGACCCCCAGGATGGGGACTCCAAGCCTCCGTGAGAAAGTGACGCTCTTGCGGGAGTCGGCGACCGCGACAGCCTGAGCCGTAGTGACGATGATGCTCCCGGTCAAACCGGGCAGATTCTGGATGACGGCAAGAGGTTCATCTCCCGTACCCGGCGGCGTATCAATCAGCAGATAGTCCAGATTTCCCCACTCCACGTCCGCCAGGAACTGCTTGATGGCGGCCAGTTTCATCGGCCCGCGCCAGACGACAGGAGCGTCAGAATCAGAGAGCGCGAAGGACAAGCTCACGACTTTCAAACCCGGACGTGGTTCGACAGGAAAAAGACTGGTTCCATCCTCGGTTTCCATGAGACGGCCTTCCACGCCGAACATCTTTGCTACATTGGGCCCGTGGAGGTCGGTATCCAGGACTCCGACCTTCCGTCCTGCGTCAACCAAGGCATTGGCAAGATTGACAGTGACAGTTGTCTTGCCCACTCCTCCCTTACCGCTCATCACCAGTATCTTGCGGCGAATCCGATCCATGCGTTCCTTGATTTTCTTCATCTGCGTGATTTGAGCTTCAAAATCCATGTATTCACCTGCCACACCGCACCTCCCGGATTAGCCGTCACGTATGCTCCGGCGACATCCGCGACCTACCCGTATACCATACGCCAAGACGCATGGATGGGCAAGTCGGTGAAAATTTCGGCATAGTTGGTATACTTCGGCATACTTACGCATAAACTCACTTGAAAGGGTGGATTATTATTTATTATAGTTATAGTGTTGCGCCCGTCACAGGGCTCGACCTAGTCTTGCCAAAGGAGCTTGTATGGTAGCTTTGAACCTGCTCTATGTTTTTTCGCCAATCGTTTCCGTTGTCTTGGAAATAACAATTGTCATCCTGCTTGCGCTTATCCTGAAAGCTGTGAGGAAACCATCCTCTATACATGAGGAAACCGTGGAACCAGCAACTTCCGCAACATCGCTTCCTCCTTACGCAGTGATTTCAAACCCACCATCATCCGTGGTCTCCAAGGACGCGGAAATAGCGGCGGCAATTGCGGTCGCTCTCGATAAGTCAAAAAAATAAGGCGTTCAGCCGAAGGATCATCTGATGAAGAAAAAAGTCAAATTCATGTGTACGGCGTTCCGCGACGGGTTCCAGTCCGTCTATGGCGCACGTGTATTCACCA
Encoded proteins:
- a CDS encoding Mrp/NBP35 family ATP-binding protein; the encoded protein is MAGEYMDFEAQITQMKKIKERMDRIRRKILVMSGKGGVGKTTVTVNLANALVDAGRKVGVLDTDLHGPNVAKMFGVEGRLMETEDGTSLFPVEPRPGLKVVSLSFALSDSDAPVVWRGPMKLAAIKQFLADVEWGNLDYLLIDTPPGTGDEPLAVIQNLPGLTGSIIVTTAQAVAVADSRKSVTFSRRLGVPILGVVENMSGLRCPHCSHEIPIFGIGGGKLMAQDMSVPFLGRVPIEVELREAEDAGTSWVSEPAAGPSAVALREIASYIDALEDDYLEMIEAEAKKVKAEADEADKRTQEENRNGGYA
- a CDS encoding NUDIX hydrolase — encoded protein: MEDTHEDGVGKDMTAHLVWETEGRELAWKGPIFDVYHVKRHSSDGRCSSFIEVAAPEWVTMLPWYRDEKGVPHFVMVEQFRHGSGTVTREFPAGVVEKNESPEAAARRELREETGIDVMTVSLLGRVNPNAAFMNNYSNFFLMEGFEGKVVPQQLDMNEQIDIISVPVSDVVRDMGNSLYGNGIMMMALGFFLRATFHRPGLLS
- a CDS encoding SIMPL domain-containing protein, which translates into the protein MKDIRTIRKITMRKISVVAFAVLAIVVLAGCSSLQGNVNASATSTIEVSGTAVVKVAPDVASFTVGVTHRAPTSAEAQDVVIEKMGQILTLVKNAGVLEKDIVTTALDMGPEYEWRDNIRVTVGQRASQRISVTYRLAEDSDGLGGLLAALGRIDAIEISSVRFGRDDEEAALSDARAKAMGDALSKASDYAAGAGRSVGRALRISETNSSTNFLRNESLELKTAMPMMASADAYAPVELPTGEIEISATVYVVYVLD